The genomic region ATTTGGAAAGTACGGCGAAGGGTTTATTCGCTTTGCTTTAACTGTAGATAAGAACATTTTAAGAAAGGTTAGGATATAAGTGTTAAGCAAGTGTAGTTTTAAAATAATTTTGTTTTTGTTGGCGAGTAGTTTAATTGCCGGCAGTAACTTTGCTTTGGATATTGAGAGCGATGCTTTTAAGAATGGCGGTTATATTCCTGATCGCTACACCTGTGATGCCCAGGATTTTTCTCCGGTTCTTTCCTGGAGCAATGCGCCTCAAGCAACCAAGAGTTTTGCCTTAATTGTCGATGACCCCGATGCTTCGTTTAAGGTTTGGGTCCACTGGGTAATTTTTAATATACCGGCTGAGACTAGCAAGCTCAAAGAGAACATTACCATTGATGAGCTAAGTTCTTTAGGAATAGTTCAGGGAACCAATGACTTTGAAGTTTTGGACTATCGAGGTCCTTGTCCGCCTCAAGGTAAACCCCACCGTTATTCTTTCAAGCTCTACGCTTTAGATATGAAACTTTCGTTGGAGGAGGGAGCGACTAAAAGTGAGCTCATAAAAGCAATCCAGGGTCATATTATCGCTGAAACTAAAATAGTCGTTTCTTATCAGCGTTAATTAAAAATAGTTAAGGTAGTTTTCGTTAAATGCAGTATTCACTTTTATTGTTAAATTAAGGAAGGAGGAGGAAAATGGCAAAGATTAAAAAAGTAAAAGCAAGGCAGGTTCTTGATTCACGGGGAAACCCCACTGTCGAGGTGGATGTAATTTTAACTAATGGTGTTTTAGGTCGGGCCATAGTTCCCTCAGGAGCTTCAACCGGAGAGTTTGAAGCTGTTGAGTTACGCGATAACGGTAAAGCTTATTGTGGTAAGGGAGTTTTAAAGGCAGTAAGAAATGTTGAGAAAATTATTTTTCCTAAGATAAAAGGCAAAGAAGCTAATTTTCGTAACATTGATAAGATAATGATCAAGCTTGACGGCACTGATAACAAATCAAAATTAGGGGCAAATGCAATACTGGCGGTTTCTTTGGCCGTGGCTAAGGCTGATGCCATATCTAAGAAGCAGCCGCTTTATCGGTACTTAGGTGGTGCAAAGGGTGTTGTTTTGCCGCTTCCTTTGATGAATATTGTTAACGGTGGAGTCCATGCTGATAATAATTTAGATATTCAGGAGTTTATGATTGCGCCATTAGGTTTTAGCACTTTTAGCAAGGCTCTTGCTGCGGCAACTGAGACTTTTCATAGTTTAAAGTCAATTTTAAAGAACAAGAAACTTTCAACCTCAGTAGGCGATGAGGGAGGCTTTGCTCCGAATTTAAAAAAGAATGAAGAGGCCTTGGATTTAATTATTGAGGCTATTAAAAAAGCCGGTTATAAACCGGGTAAAGAGATAGCCTTGGCAATAGACACTGCGGCAAGCTCATTCTATAAGAATGGGGCTTATCTCTTTGAAGGTAAAAAAAGAGATGTTAACTACATGATCGACTACTATGAAAAGATAGTAAATAAATATCCAATTGTTTCGATTGAAGACGGTTTAGATGAAAATGATTGGTGTGGCTGGTCTAAGCTAACAAAAAGATTAGGTAAAAAAGTTCAGCTAATCGGTGACGATCTTTTTGTTACCAATGTAGTGCGTTTGAAGAAAGGAATAAAAAATGATATTACTAACTCTATCTTAATTAAGGTCAATCAAATCGGTACACTTACCGAAACCATAGCTGCAATTGATATGGCCCATCGGGCCGGCTACACAGCGGTTATTTCTCATCGCTCCGGTGAAACTGAAGATACAACTATTGCTCATTTAGCAGTTGCTAAGGCAACTGGTCAGATTAAGACCGGGTCTTTGTCCCGAACTGATAGGGTTGCTAAGTATAATGAACTATTAAGGATAGAGGAAGAATTAGGTAAAAAAGCACGCTATGGCGGTAAAACTTTTAAATATAAATAAGCTTAAGCGGCTTAAATGGCCGGTTATTGGTTGTTTAATTTTAATTATCGTTACGGTTATTTATTTTCCTAATTATGCAAGGATTAGAAGCCTGCGGCAGGAAAATAGCCGGTTGACTGAGGAGATTAAGAAGTTGTCAGTTGAGATAATTGACTATGAGGATAAGCTTAGTAATCTAGATGGTGATCCTTATCTTTATGAAAGAATTGCTCGTGATGATCTAGGGATAGCCAGAGAGAATGAGATAATTATTGACATCGAAGAATAAGTTGTTAACATAGTTATAATTTCGCGGGGTGGAGCAGCCTGGTAGCTCGCAAGGCTCATAACCTTGAGGTCTTGGGTTCAAATCCCAACCCCGCAACCATCTTTATAAAAGCCCAGATTAATTAATTTTAGTCTGGGTTTTTTATTTGGGTAGAGGAAAGGGCGTTCGGATAACACTGGGATAACAAAAGTATCCTGTAGACTTTTATTCCTCGCCCCATAAAGACCCCCACCCCATCCGATTTAGCCCCAGATATAGTTATAAGGGCTGTTTTTGGTGCGTAGAGGAAATTTTAAAAAATACTCTTAGGCTATCTAAAAGGGGTATGAAATTTATTTTTTTATCTTTTTTGAGAATGGTATAATGTTGTGTAAGGAGAACGAAATGGATACAAAAGAAAAACAGAAGATACTTGAAAGGTATTTGCATATACCTGAAGAAGAGCTAAGTGAAATGCTCTTAGCTGATGAAAAGGGATATAAAGATGGCGTCTATCAGTTGCTTTTGGACGCCGCTAAGTCAAGAGGCTTTGGTGCAGGAACAAGGGAAATTCTCATTAAGGCTTCATCTTTGCA from Candidatus Omnitrophota bacterium harbors:
- a CDS encoding septum formation initiator family protein is translated as MAVKLLNINKLKRLKWPVIGCLILIIVTVIYFPNYARIRSLRQENSRLTEEIKKLSVEIIDYEDKLSNLDGDPYLYERIARDDLGIARENEIIIDIEE
- a CDS encoding YbhB/YbcL family Raf kinase inhibitor-like protein; translation: MDIESDAFKNGGYIPDRYTCDAQDFSPVLSWSNAPQATKSFALIVDDPDASFKVWVHWVIFNIPAETSKLKENITIDELSSLGIVQGTNDFEVLDYRGPCPPQGKPHRYSFKLYALDMKLSLEEGATKSELIKAIQGHIIAETKIVVSYQR
- the eno gene encoding phosphopyruvate hydratase, with protein sequence MAKIKKVKARQVLDSRGNPTVEVDVILTNGVLGRAIVPSGASTGEFEAVELRDNGKAYCGKGVLKAVRNVEKIIFPKIKGKEANFRNIDKIMIKLDGTDNKSKLGANAILAVSLAVAKADAISKKQPLYRYLGGAKGVVLPLPLMNIVNGGVHADNNLDIQEFMIAPLGFSTFSKALAAATETFHSLKSILKNKKLSTSVGDEGGFAPNLKKNEEALDLIIEAIKKAGYKPGKEIALAIDTAASSFYKNGAYLFEGKKRDVNYMIDYYEKIVNKYPIVSIEDGLDENDWCGWSKLTKRLGKKVQLIGDDLFVTNVVRLKKGIKNDITNSILIKVNQIGTLTETIAAIDMAHRAGYTAVISHRSGETEDTTIAHLAVAKATGQIKTGSLSRTDRVAKYNELLRIEEELGKKARYGGKTFKYK